One part of the Bradyrhizobium sp. CB1650 genome encodes these proteins:
- the dapE gene encoding succinyl-diaminopimelate desuccinylase, which produces MTDALSIARDLIRCPSVTPADAGALGVLEQALAAAGFTCHRVTFSEAGTADVDNLYARIGTEGPHITFAGHTDVVPPGDESAWSVGAFSGEVKDGFLHGRGAVDMKGGIACSVAAVLEHLAANGGRPRADGKGSISFLITGDEEDVSINGTIKLLKWAAERGEKFDHCVLGEPSNVEVLGDTIKVGRRGSQSGTLYVDGVQGHVAYPHRASNPVPDIARLIVAISDEPLDHGSAQFQASNLEFTSVDVGNSANNVIPGQARAKFNIRYNDNHTQASLRELVEARLAKACGNRIRARVVWEPSNSNVFVTKPGPFTDLAVAAIEEVTGRKPELSTSGGTSDARFISSYCPVIEFGLVGQTMHQVDERVPVADLEKLTKVYRGILARYFG; this is translated from the coding sequence ATGACCGATGCTCTCTCCATTGCCCGCGATCTGATCCGCTGCCCCTCGGTAACTCCGGCCGACGCCGGTGCGCTGGGCGTGCTTGAACAGGCGCTCGCCGCAGCCGGCTTCACCTGCCACCGCGTGACCTTCTCGGAAGCAGGCACCGCCGATGTCGACAATCTCTACGCGCGGATCGGCACCGAAGGCCCGCACATCACCTTTGCCGGCCACACCGACGTGGTGCCGCCCGGCGACGAGAGCGCCTGGAGCGTCGGCGCGTTCTCCGGCGAGGTGAAGGACGGTTTTCTCCACGGTCGCGGCGCGGTCGACATGAAAGGCGGCATCGCCTGCTCGGTCGCCGCGGTGCTGGAGCATCTCGCCGCCAATGGCGGCAGGCCGCGCGCCGATGGCAAGGGTTCAATCTCGTTCCTGATCACCGGCGACGAGGAAGACGTCTCCATCAACGGCACGATCAAGCTGTTGAAGTGGGCCGCCGAGCGCGGCGAAAAGTTCGATCACTGCGTGCTCGGCGAACCCTCCAATGTCGAGGTGCTCGGCGACACCATCAAGGTCGGCCGCCGCGGCTCGCAATCCGGCACACTCTATGTCGACGGTGTGCAGGGCCACGTCGCCTATCCGCACCGCGCGTCCAATCCGGTGCCGGACATCGCACGGCTGATCGTGGCGATTTCCGACGAGCCGCTCGACCATGGCAGCGCGCAGTTCCAGGCCTCCAATCTCGAATTCACCTCGGTCGACGTCGGCAACAGCGCCAACAACGTCATCCCCGGCCAAGCCCGAGCGAAGTTCAACATCCGCTACAACGACAACCACACGCAGGCGAGCCTGCGCGAACTCGTCGAGGCGCGGCTGGCCAAAGCCTGCGGCAACCGCATCCGCGCCCGCGTCGTCTGGGAGCCCTCGAACTCCAACGTGTTCGTGACCAAGCCCGGCCCGTTCACCGATCTCGCGGTCGCCGCGATCGAGGAGGTGACGGGGCGCAAGCCGGAGCTGTCGACCAGCGGCGGCACCTCGGATGCGCGCTTCATCTCGAGCTATTGCCCGGTGATCGAGTTCGGCCTGGTCGGCCAGACCATGCACCAGGTCGACGAGCGTGTGCCGGTGGCGGATCTGGAGAAGCTGACGAAGGTGTATCGCGGGATTTTGGCAAGGTATTTTGGGTAA
- the dapD gene encoding 2,3,4,5-tetrahydropyridine-2,6-dicarboxylate N-succinyltransferase, whose amino-acid sequence MSLQALESTINSAFDARDGVSTSTRGEVREAVDQALEILDKGEARVAERGADGKWKVNQWLKKAVLLSFRLNDMGVIPGGPGKATWWDKVPSKFEGWGENRFRDAGFRAVPGAVVRRSAFIAKNVVLMPSFVNLGAYVDESTMVDTWATVGSCAQIGKRVHISGGAGIGGVLEPLQAEPVIIEDDCFIGARSEVAEGVIVRKGAVLAMGVFLGASTKIVDRETGEVFIGEVPEYSVVVPGALPGKPMKNGQIGPSTACAVIVKRVDERTRAKTSINELLRD is encoded by the coding sequence ATGTCCCTCCAAGCCCTCGAATCCACCATCAACAGCGCCTTCGACGCGCGCGACGGCGTCTCGACCTCGACCAGGGGCGAGGTCCGCGAGGCGGTGGATCAGGCGCTGGAGATTCTGGACAAGGGCGAGGCGCGCGTCGCCGAGCGCGGGGCCGACGGCAAGTGGAAGGTCAATCAGTGGCTGAAGAAGGCCGTGCTGCTCTCCTTCCGCCTCAACGACATGGGCGTCATTCCCGGCGGCCCGGGCAAGGCGACCTGGTGGGACAAGGTGCCCTCGAAGTTCGAAGGCTGGGGCGAGAATCGCTTTCGCGACGCCGGTTTTCGCGCGGTGCCCGGCGCGGTGGTGCGCCGCTCGGCGTTCATCGCCAAGAACGTGGTGCTGATGCCTTCCTTCGTCAATCTCGGCGCCTACGTCGATGAGAGCACCATGGTCGACACCTGGGCCACCGTCGGCTCCTGCGCCCAGATCGGCAAGCGCGTGCACATCTCCGGCGGCGCCGGCATCGGCGGCGTGCTCGAGCCGCTGCAGGCCGAGCCCGTCATCATCGAGGACGACTGCTTCATCGGCGCGCGCTCGGAGGTCGCCGAGGGCGTGATCGTGCGCAAGGGCGCGGTGCTGGCGATGGGCGTGTTCCTGGGCGCCTCGACCAAGATCGTCGACCGCGAGACCGGTGAAGTCTTCATCGGCGAGGTCCCGGAATATTCGGTGGTGGTACCTGGCGCCCTGCCCGGCAAGCCGATGAAGAACGGCCAGATCGGTCCCAGTACCGCCTGCGCGGTGATCGTCAAGCGCGTCGACGAGCGCACCCGCGCCAAGACCAGCATCAACGAATTGCTGCGGGATTGA
- the rmuC gene encoding DNA recombination protein RmuC, with protein sequence MNEIIFIAGDWPVRTIDALIGFGVLVLILLVVIAIIIARSSRRGAELAMAQTIRADELEERLSEMLRAQSEASGRVDAMTQSLAGRQAEMARAVNERLDSVTHRVGQSMEHSTRNTMESLRALHERLGIIDSAHKNLTDLTTQVTTLRDVLANKQSRGAFGQARMETIVQDGLPKGSYEFQFTLSTGKRPDCVVFLPDQRPLCIDAKFPLEAMTALHDARSDDERRIATQRLRSDVMKHVSDIAEKYLVTGETQEMALMFVPSESVYAEIHDGFDDVIQKAYRARVVLVSPSLLMLAIQVMQQIMKDARMRDAADQIRTEVIKLGDDLGRLRDRVLKLQKHFADVSEDVRQVLISADKIEKRAGRIEELDFSKSDTPEGPRLVVASAPELFPRKLQAGE encoded by the coding sequence ATGAACGAGATCATTTTCATCGCTGGCGACTGGCCGGTGCGCACCATCGATGCGCTGATCGGCTTTGGCGTGCTGGTCCTCATCCTGCTCGTGGTGATCGCCATCATCATCGCCCGCTCTTCCCGGCGCGGCGCGGAACTTGCGATGGCCCAGACCATCCGGGCCGACGAGCTCGAGGAGCGGCTGAGCGAAATGCTGCGGGCCCAGAGCGAGGCGTCGGGCCGGGTCGACGCCATGACCCAGTCACTCGCCGGCCGCCAGGCCGAGATGGCGCGCGCGGTCAACGAGCGGCTCGATTCGGTGACCCATCGCGTCGGCCAGTCGATGGAACATTCGACCCGCAACACCATGGAGAGCCTGCGGGCGCTGCACGAGCGGCTCGGCATCATCGACAGCGCGCACAAGAACCTCACCGACCTCACCACGCAGGTGACGACCTTGCGCGACGTGCTCGCCAACAAGCAGTCGCGCGGCGCGTTCGGCCAGGCGCGGATGGAGACGATCGTCCAGGACGGCCTCCCGAAAGGCTCCTACGAGTTCCAGTTCACGCTCTCGACCGGAAAGCGGCCGGACTGCGTGGTGTTTCTGCCCGATCAGCGTCCGCTCTGCATCGACGCCAAATTTCCGCTGGAGGCGATGACCGCGCTGCACGATGCGCGCAGCGATGACGAGCGGCGGATTGCCACGCAGCGGCTGCGCAGCGACGTCATGAAGCATGTCAGCGACATCGCCGAAAAATATCTCGTCACCGGCGAGACCCAGGAGATGGCGCTGATGTTCGTGCCGTCGGAATCGGTCTATGCCGAGATCCATGACGGCTTCGACGACGTGATCCAGAAGGCCTATCGCGCCCGCGTCGTGCTGGTATCGCCTTCGCTCTTGATGCTGGCGATCCAGGTGATGCAGCAGATCATGAAGGATGCGCGCATGCGCGATGCTGCCGACCAGATCCGCACCGAGGTGATCAAGCTCGGCGACGACCTGGGGCGCCTGCGCGACCGCGTGCTGAAGCTGCAGAAGCATTTTGCCGACGTGAGCGAGGACGTGCGCCAGGTCCTGATCTCCGCCGACAAGATTGAAAAGCGCGCCGGGCGGATCGAGGAGCTCGATTTCAGCAAGAGCGATACGCCGGAGGGCCCGCGCCTGGTGGTGGCAAGCGCGCCGGAGCTGTTCCCGCGCAAGCTCCAGGCGGGGGAGTGA
- a CDS encoding MFS transporter, which translates to MTAPDTTSPASTEAPATSWRDGLAVYLQPRVLIVLFLGFSSGLPLALSGSTLLVWMRESGVDLGTIGLFALVGTPYTLKFLWAPLVDALHVPLFTHAVGRRRGWLLFSQLLLIVSILLLALTDPARSPFFVALGALLVATTSSTQDIVVDAFRVESLPESEQAAGMASYVAAYRIGMLVSTAGALFIVSGFESTGLPRSSAWMWGYVVMAAMVLIGTVTALAATEPEQSVRAEAATQAETAFARVLHAAIGAFSEFLSRKDALAALAFVVLFKFTDAFSGTMTAPFVIDLGFSRNDYAAIVKGVGLAATLIGGFAGGFVARRYSLATSLWIGGVVQAIANLSFSWLALVGTNQWALAFAITCENFTSAIGTVIFVAYLSALCRNPLHTATQYALLTALAAVGRTYLSSGAGFVAKLTGWPLFFMICVVVAVPSLILLAYLQKRGHFATLGPVRV; encoded by the coding sequence ATGACCGCACCCGACACAACCTCCCCCGCCAGCACTGAGGCCCCCGCCACGTCCTGGCGTGATGGCCTTGCCGTGTACCTGCAGCCGCGGGTGCTGATCGTGCTGTTTCTCGGCTTCTCCTCGGGGTTGCCGCTGGCGCTGTCGGGATCGACGCTTTTGGTGTGGATGCGGGAATCCGGGGTCGATCTCGGAACCATCGGGCTGTTCGCGCTGGTCGGCACACCCTACACGCTGAAATTCCTGTGGGCGCCGCTGGTGGATGCGCTGCATGTGCCGCTGTTCACCCACGCCGTCGGCCGCCGCCGCGGCTGGCTATTGTTCTCGCAACTGCTGCTGATCGTCTCGATCCTGCTGCTGGCGCTGACCGATCCGGCGCGCTCGCCATTCTTCGTCGCGCTCGGCGCGCTGCTGGTCGCGACGACGTCGTCGACGCAGGACATCGTGGTCGACGCCTTCCGCGTCGAGAGCCTGCCCGAAAGCGAGCAGGCTGCCGGCATGGCGTCCTACGTCGCAGCCTACCGCATCGGCATGCTGGTCTCGACCGCCGGCGCGCTCTTCATCGTCTCCGGCTTCGAGAGCACCGGCCTTCCGCGCTCCTCGGCCTGGATGTGGGGCTATGTGGTGATGGCGGCGATGGTGTTGATCGGCACGGTCACGGCGCTCGCCGCGACCGAGCCCGAACAATCGGTGCGGGCTGAAGCGGCGACGCAAGCCGAGACGGCGTTCGCGCGCGTGCTGCACGCCGCGATCGGCGCCTTCTCGGAATTCCTGTCGCGCAAGGATGCGCTCGCCGCGCTCGCCTTCGTGGTGCTGTTCAAATTCACCGACGCGTTCTCGGGCACCATGACGGCGCCGTTCGTGATCGATCTCGGCTTTTCCCGCAACGACTATGCGGCGATCGTGAAGGGCGTCGGCCTTGCCGCAACGCTGATCGGCGGCTTTGCCGGGGGCTTCGTGGCGCGGCGCTATTCGCTGGCGACGAGCTTGTGGATCGGCGGCGTGGTGCAGGCGATCGCGAACCTGTCCTTCTCCTGGCTCGCGCTGGTCGGCACCAACCAGTGGGCGCTCGCCTTCGCCATCACCTGCGAGAACTTCACCAGCGCCATCGGCACCGTGATCTTCGTCGCCTACCTCTCCGCGCTGTGCCGGAACCCGCTGCACACCGCCACGCAATATGCGCTGCTCACCGCGCTCGCGGCTGTGGGGCGCACCTATCTGTCATCAGGCGCGGGATTCGTCGCGAAGCTGACGGGCTGGCCGCTGTTCTTCATGATCTGCGTCGTGGTCGCGGTGCCCAGCCTGATCCTGCTCGCGTACCTGCAGAAGCGCGGACATTTCGCGACGCTGGGGCCGGTGCGGGTTTAG
- the truA gene encoding tRNA pseudouridine(38-40) synthase TruA, with amino-acid sequence MPRYKLTIEYDGAPFCGWQVQETLPSVQGALEKAVKAMTGADARVHGAGRTDAGVHALGQVAHVDIEKHFAPDRFRDGLNAHLRPHPVAVLDAEVVPESFEARFSAIKRHYRYRIVNTRANLALDVGHVWRVPRRLDTDAMHAAAQRLIGKHDFTTFRHTECQAKSPEKTLDQLDVLRDGREVTILTSARSFLHSQVRSMVGSLVWVGEGRWTADDLAAALKARNRAACGIVAPPEGLYLVRVDY; translated from the coding sequence ATGCCCCGCTACAAGCTCACCATCGAATATGACGGCGCGCCGTTCTGCGGCTGGCAGGTGCAGGAGACGCTGCCCTCGGTGCAGGGTGCGCTCGAAAAAGCCGTGAAGGCGATGACCGGCGCCGACGCGCGGGTGCATGGCGCGGGCCGCACCGATGCCGGGGTGCACGCGCTCGGCCAGGTCGCGCATGTCGACATCGAAAAGCACTTCGCGCCCGATCGTTTTCGCGACGGGTTGAATGCGCATCTGCGCCCGCATCCGGTCGCCGTGCTGGATGCCGAGGTCGTGCCGGAGAGTTTCGAGGCGCGCTTCTCCGCCATCAAGCGCCACTACCGCTACCGTATCGTCAACACCCGCGCCAATCTTGCGCTCGATGTCGGTCACGTCTGGCGTGTGCCGCGCAGGCTCGACACCGACGCGATGCATGCGGCGGCCCAGCGCCTGATCGGCAAGCACGATTTCACCACCTTCCGTCACACCGAATGCCAGGCCAAGTCGCCGGAGAAGACGCTCGATCAGCTCGACGTGCTGCGCGATGGCCGCGAGGTGACGATCCTGACCTCGGCGCGCTCCTTCCTGCACAGCCAGGTTCGTTCGATGGTCGGCTCGCTGGTCTGGGTCGGCGAAGGCCGCTGGACCGCGGACGATCTCGCCGCAGCCCTCAAAGCCCGCAACCGCGCCGCCTGCGGCATCGTCGCTCCGCCGGAGGGGCTGTATCTGGTGCGGGTGGACTATTAG
- a CDS encoding GIY-YIG nuclease family protein → MGERVYYVYILASKIGGTLYIGVTNDLIRRVAEHKSKLIGSFTEKYDVARLVYFEQFDDPENAIKREKRLKKWNRAWKIRLIEQHNPNWDDLYPALAGPP, encoded by the coding sequence ATGGGAGAGCGCGTCTACTACGTGTACATCCTCGCCAGCAAGATCGGCGGAACGCTGTACATCGGCGTGACGAATGACCTCATCCGCCGGGTGGCGGAGCATAAATCAAAACTCATCGGGAGCTTCACGGAAAAGTACGACGTTGCAAGGCTGGTCTATTTTGAGCAGTTCGACGATCCCGAGAACGCCATCAAGCGGGAGAAGCGGCTGAAGAAATGGAACAGGGCTTGGAAGATTCGCCTGATTGAGCAGCACAATCCGAATTGGGACGATCTTTATCCCGCCTTAGCCGGCCCACCATGA
- a CDS encoding pyrimidine 5'-nucleotidase, producing MKSPRTFTHVDTWVFDLDNTLYPHHVNLWQQVDARIGEFVCSWLNVTPEEARKLQKDYYRRFGTTMRGMMTLHGVRADDYLAYVHKIDHSPLQPNPALGEAIAKLPGRKLILTNGSVDHVDAVLARLGLMSHFDGVFDIIAAEFEPKPAPQTYRKFLADHAVDPTRSAMFEDLARNLTVPHMLGMTTVLVVPDGTQEVVREDWELEGRDAAHVDHVTDDLAGFLAKLSR from the coding sequence ATGAAATCCCCCCGCACCTTCACTCACGTCGACACCTGGGTGTTCGACCTCGACAACACCCTCTATCCGCATCACGTCAATCTGTGGCAGCAGGTCGATGCGCGGATCGGGGAGTTCGTGTGCAGCTGGCTGAACGTCACGCCCGAGGAAGCGCGAAAGCTCCAGAAGGACTATTACCGGCGCTTCGGCACCACCATGCGCGGCATGATGACCCTGCATGGCGTGCGCGCCGACGACTACCTCGCTTACGTGCACAAGATCGACCATTCGCCGCTGCAGCCGAACCCGGCGCTCGGCGAAGCCATCGCGAAGCTTCCCGGGCGCAAGCTGATCCTGACCAACGGCTCGGTCGACCATGTCGATGCGGTGCTGGCGCGGCTTGGCCTGATGTCGCATTTCGACGGCGTGTTCGACATCATCGCGGCCGAGTTCGAACCCAAGCCGGCGCCGCAGACCTACCGGAAATTTCTCGCAGACCATGCCGTCGATCCGACCCGCAGCGCGATGTTCGAGGACCTCGCGCGCAATCTCACCGTCCCGCACATGCTCGGCATGACCACTGTTCTGGTGGTGCCCGACGGCACGCAGGAGGTGGTGCGCGAAGACTGGGAACTGGAAGGCCGGGACGCGGCCCATGTCGACCACGTCACGGATGATCTGGCGGGGTTTTTGGCGAAGCTGTCACGTTGA
- the fmt gene encoding methionyl-tRNA formyltransferase, with protein MPLRLIFMGTPDFSVPTLLELVAHGHEIAAVYTRAPKPGGRRGLQLQPTPVEEAARKLGVPVLTPKTLKTQEALDAFRAFDADAAVVVAYGMILPQAILDAPKLGCYNLHASLLPRWRGAAPINRAIMAGDAESGVMVMKMDVGLDTGDIAMAERLAITDSMTAADLHDRLSRLGADLMVRAMAVLDRGGLQLTRQSEDGVTYAAKIDKAEARIDWSRPARAVLRHIHGLSPFPGAWGELAGVSENARVKILRCELAKGAGAPGDVLDDQLTIACGDGAIRITELQREGKARMRAADFLRGVPLRAGARFT; from the coding sequence ATGCCCCTCCGCCTCATCTTCATGGGTACGCCCGATTTCTCCGTGCCGACGCTGCTCGAGCTGGTGGCGCACGGTCACGAGATCGCGGCGGTCTATACCCGCGCGCCGAAGCCGGGCGGGCGGCGCGGCCTGCAATTGCAGCCGACGCCCGTGGAGGAAGCCGCGCGAAAACTCGGTGTGCCCGTGCTGACGCCGAAGACGCTGAAGACACAGGAAGCGCTCGACGCTTTTCGCGCATTCGACGCCGATGCCGCCGTCGTCGTCGCCTACGGCATGATCCTGCCGCAGGCGATCCTCGATGCGCCAAAGCTCGGCTGCTACAACCTGCACGCCTCGTTGCTGCCGCGCTGGCGCGGTGCAGCTCCCATCAACCGCGCGATCATGGCTGGCGATGCCGAGAGCGGCGTGATGGTGATGAAGATGGATGTCGGCCTCGATACCGGCGACATCGCCATGGCCGAGCGCCTCGCGATCACGGACAGCATGACGGCTGCCGATCTGCACGATCGCCTCTCCCGGCTCGGTGCCGATCTGATGGTCCGCGCGATGGCCGTGCTCGACCGCGGCGGGCTCCAGCTCACCAGGCAGAGCGAGGATGGCGTCACCTACGCCGCCAAGATCGACAAGGCCGAGGCACGGATCGACTGGAGCAGGCCGGCTCGCGCGGTGCTGCGCCACATCCATGGCCTGTCGCCGTTTCCCGGCGCCTGGGGCGAGCTCGCCGGGGTGAGCGAGAATGCGCGCGTAAAAATCCTGCGCTGCGAGCTGGCGAAGGGTGCGGGCGCGCCAGGCGATGTCCTCGACGACCAGCTCACCATCGCCTGCGGCGACGGCGCCATCCGCATCACCGAGCTGCAGCGCGAAGGCAAGGCGCGGATGCGGGCGGCGGACTTTTTGCGCGGCGTGCCGTTGAGGGCAGGCGCGAGATTCACCTAA
- the def gene encoding peptide deformylase, protein MALREIIILPDKQLRLVSKPIEKVTPEIRKLADDMFETMYDAPGIGLAAIQVAQPLRLITMDLAKRDENGETKHEPRVFINPEIIAASEELSVYEEGCLSIPEYYEEVERPAKVRVRFTDLDGKVHEEDAEGLYATCIQHEIDHLNGVLFVDYLSKLKRDRVFKKFEKAAKRVAE, encoded by the coding sequence ATGGCCCTCAGAGAAATCATCATCCTGCCCGACAAGCAGTTGCGTCTGGTCTCCAAGCCGATCGAGAAGGTCACGCCGGAGATACGCAAGCTTGCCGACGACATGTTCGAGACCATGTACGACGCGCCCGGCATTGGCTTGGCGGCGATCCAGGTCGCGCAACCGCTGCGCCTGATCACCATGGACCTCGCCAAGCGCGACGAGAACGGCGAGACCAAGCACGAGCCGCGCGTCTTCATCAATCCCGAGATCATCGCCGCGTCCGAGGAGCTGTCGGTTTACGAGGAAGGCTGCCTCTCGATCCCCGAATATTACGAGGAGGTCGAACGTCCCGCGAAGGTGCGCGTCCGCTTCACCGACCTCGACGGCAAGGTGCACGAGGAGGACGCCGAAGGCCTCTACGCCACCTGCATCCAGCACGAGATCGACCATCTCAACGGCGTGCTCTTCGTCGACTATCTGTCGAAGCTCAAGCGTGACCGCGTGTTCAAGAAATTCGAGAAGGCCGCCAAGCGCGTGGCGGAGTAG